From the genome of Canis lupus familiaris isolate Mischka breed German Shepherd chromosome 8, alternate assembly UU_Cfam_GSD_1.0, whole genome shotgun sequence, one region includes:
- the OR2H10 gene encoding olfactory receptor family 2 subfamily H member 10 precursor has translation MTLFVVVSVFYTVTLVGNSTTILLCHLDPHLHTPMYFFLTHPSILDLCFTTSCIPQMLVNFWGSDKTISYLGCAAQLYIFLGLGAAECMLLLVMAFDRYLVVCRPLHYAVIVNPPLCHKLVSLVWVSEVFGTLVQSPTTMKLPFCLHHQVDDFVCEVPALIRLACGDTHVNELQISVIGVIFLMGTLLLILVSYSHIAQAVLAIQSQEGRSKAFHTCSSHLAVVFLFYCRVTAVYIQPRSHFSKKGGKFLNLFYTMVTPTLNPLIYTLRNKDMKGAFKRLFGKDRRASEE, from the coding sequence ATGACCCTGTTTGTGGTTGTGTCTGTGTTTTACACAGTCACCCTCGTGGGCAACAGCACCACCATACTCCTGTGTCACCTGGatccccacctccacacccccatgtacttcttcctcaccCACCCCTCCATCCTGGACCTCTGCTTTACCACCAGCTGCATCCCTCAGATGCTGGTCAATTTCTGGGGTTCAGACAAGACCATAAGCTATCTGGGATGCGCAGCCCAGCTCTACATCTTCCTGGGACTGGGAGCTGCAGAGTGCATGCTGCTGCTGGTCATGGCCTTTGATCGCTACTTGGTGGTGTGCCGCCCTCTGCACTATGCAGTTATTGTGAACCCACCTCTGTGTCACAAGTTGGTATCTCTGGTCTGGGTCAGTGAGGTTTTTGGCACATTGGTGCAGTCTCCCACTACCATGAAACTCCCCTTTTGCCTTCATCACCAGGTTGACGACTTTGTCTGTGAGGTTCCTGCACTGATACGCCTGGCCTGTGGAGACACCCACGTCAATGAGCTCCAGATCTCGGTGATTGGTGTCATCTTCCTGATGGGGACACTGCTGCTCATCCTTGTTTCATACAGCCACATTGCCCAGGCAGTGCTGGCCATCCAGTCCCAGGAAGGCAGGAGCAAGGCCTTCCACACCTGCTCTTCCCACCTGGCAGTCGTCTTTCTCTTCTACTGCAGGGTCACTGCTGTCTACATCCAACCTCGGAGTCACTTTTCAAAGAAGGGAGGGAAGTTCCTAAATCTTTTCTACACCATGGTGACCCCCACTCTCAACCCCCTCATCTATACTTTGAGGAACAAGGACATGAAGGGAGCTTTCAAGAGGCTCTTTGGGAAAGACAGAAGGGCCAGTGAAGAATGA